A window of Rhinolophus ferrumequinum isolate MPI-CBG mRhiFer1 chromosome X, mRhiFer1_v1.p, whole genome shotgun sequence contains these coding sequences:
- the LOC117027231 gene encoding ferritin heavy chain-like: protein MTTAPPPFVSENYHPECEAAINYQISLELYASHKFETMASYFNCEDVAWKPFSQFFLQQSSLELQHAQSLMWLQNQRGGRLSLQDIYSPDPSCWENALTVMECAFHLKMSVNQSLFDLHQLATEMKDAHLCDFLKSHYLLEQMKFIQELEDHITNLRKMGAPETGLAEDLCAKLTMRDSNKN from the coding sequence ATGACGACCGCGCCGCCCCCGTTTGTCAGCGAAAACTACCACCCCGAATGCGAGGCCGCCATCAACTACCAGATCTCCCTGGAGCTCTATGCCTCTCACAAGTTCGAGACCATGGCCTCTTACTTCAACTGCGAAGACGTGGCCTGGAAGCCCTTCTCCCAGTTCTTCCTGCAGCAGTCCAGCCTGGAGCTTCAGCATGCCCAGAGCCTGATGTGGCTGCAGAACCAGCGCGGGGGCCGCCTCAGCCTGCAGGATATCTACAGTCCTGACCCCAGCTGCTGGGAGAACGCCTTAACCGTCATGGAGTGCGCCTTCCACCTGAAGATGAGCGTGAACCAGAGCCTATTCGATCTGCACCAGCTGGCCACCGAGATGAAGGACGCCCACCTGTGCGACTTCCTCAAGAGTCACTACCTGTTAGAGCAAATGAAGTTCATCCAAGAGCTAGAGGACCACATCACCAACCTGCGCAAGATGGGAGCCCCGGAAACCGGCCTGGCAGAGGACCTGTGTGCTAAGCTCACCATGCGTGACAGCAACAAGAACTGA